In Rhizoctonia solani chromosome 6, complete sequence, the sequence TACTCTTGAATCCTGTTAGCTCTGAGGCAAACACCTTTGATTTACTAGTGTCCTCAACCGACGCTGACTGGGCGAAGAGCGGCCGACTACTATTTAATAAACGACTTTATCCACAGGCAATGTTCTGTTTCGAGAAGGCCAATTTATTGGTAGAACGGGATATCGCGGCCGCCTATGAGTCTCGCAAGCAAGCCAGACTATTGCAGGCAGCCAAATCTGTTGATCGAACTACGCGTCGTGCCGCATTCGCAAATACAGCATCAGACTTCCTTGGGTGCGCGTTCTTATCCAAAGGAAAACAACAAACGTCGTGTTATTTGCGCGCTGCAGAGTGCTATTTACAAGCCGAAGACTGGAAAGCTGCGGCTGAGGCATTTTATTCCGCTAATGACTTTGACATGGCCGCAAGGAACTTCCGCCGTGCGGGTTGCTTTGATGAAGCTATTGGTGTAGTTAAGAAGCATCGGAGCTGTGTCAAGAATAATGTTGCGGATGACATTTTTGGGGTCGCTCGACTGGAGTATTTCCGTACTAACAAACTTGAGTGAGTACCCCAACACTCTCCTTCCATAGATATTCCGTACTCATGCCCGAGACTTAGGAAAGCGAGCGGACTGTTTGAAGAGGTCGAAGATCAGTTGGAATATATGGAAGACTATGGATTTACCGGAGCTCTTATGCATGTTCTTGAACATCACAAAAGATTTGATCAAGCTGCAGAGGTAGCCTTCGCAGAACGCAATGTTACAGAAGGTGTCCGTCTACTGTCGCAGTCTGAACATCCTGCATCTGTGCGGAGGGCTGTTGAAAAGGCTCTTCGGGGGCTATGGATGATGATACCCTTTGGACTTACTGGTGATAAACGGTCCAACCCGGCCATTCTTCCGCTTATCGATCAGTTATCTGCGAACACTGCATTGAACAATCAAGAGGCTTATGAGGTAAGTAAAATACTTAGTATACTAAATCAATAACTCAGATCTGTGTGCTTCCTGCAGCTGAAGGCATTCCAAGCCTTGCACGCAAATGATGTCAACGCTCTCTTTGAATTAGCTCAGTCAAGCTGTAGCTCTACATTAACTCTGCTTTGTTTCTCCCATAGCTCACGCCTGCTTACACCACACCGGAACTCGACGATCGCGGAGTTTATACAGAAGGCTAAGCCAGCTATAGATTACATTGGACAGTTACTTCGGTTCGCTCGATCCCTCGACGTCACCTTGCATGAAACACAGAAATTCTTAGGGATCGACCCTATAGAATCTGCGGAATCTGGAGGAGGCAAATCTCATTTGCCAGAATACTGGATACACTCTACCTCCCCCATGTTTGAGGGAGCCCAGAAATCCTTGGGTGATGCGACTGCGACCCCATCCACTCTCGGAGTCCTATCTTTGGCCGTCTCCGAGTTGCACGCACGTCAACTCGCTTCGACTGTCATATATGACACTGCACGGTCAGAGGTGCGCAAAATGCATATTGCTACTAACTCGGGCTGGTATCTCTACCCGTGCCTGGAATTTGCCATTTTCGGGAGATGTAATCGAACGGATTGCGGAAGGCAGGAAGTCAACAGTCGTGGTTTGCCTAGCGAGCAGCGTCAATATCTTTATAACCAAAGAACCCGGGGCTTAGTTATGCAGATTTTAATCGTGCATGCCTACCAAGTTCATACGAATCTGAACGAAAATGAACGTCGGGAATTTAGGCGGCGAGTTCAAGTTTTCAACACATGAAGCTGTTGCTGACGGATTATTTCTATAGCATGTGGTCTCGTAGGTTGTACGAAAACTTTATGCCCCACTTTCCACCACTAGGAAATGTTTCATGCGTCGATTCTAGGCGGATACCGGAGTTTATTGACAGTACCAACGCAATATCCGCCTGGTGCGAGGATGCACTCCACGAGTTAGATCCTGGATCTGGACCTCCAAACAAATTTTTATCCGACGTTCTGGCCTATTTAGATATATCGTTCCGGGTTCACCGACAGGATTATATTTTCAAATTGCATACCAGGAAACTAGTGCGCCCACGGGACGACTTGATGGTTGAAGTCGCTGGCCCTATCCCTATCAAGTATTCGATTGTCCATGACTTCATAAACTTCTACGCTCGAAAGTCGCAAGATGTCATTAGCCGTGTAATCCGCGCAACCTGGTGGGTCGTTTCCCTCATGCAAAAACAATCGATTGTGACAAATCGCATATAGGCACATTGTTTGGAAATCTCTGGCAATAGAGGCAAATTTGCTGGTGAACATTCTAGAGTTTATTGGACGCGAGATTATCGTACATTGGAGGTTTTTCCAAAAGGGCCACGATGGAGTATTTGACCAGCTACTGCTGCCGCGGTCCTGGGCATTCGATCTCGTAAGGCGCCCTCCGCTTCCTTTGCAAAAAGGAATCGCCCTACATGATTATTTGAACACTCTTTACAAAACTTTGGAACTACTTCACAGTCACGAAGTCATCCCATCTCGTATGCTTTCAAAGTCCATATCTTTACTCAAACCTGACTAACTAGCTTCCCAGCTTTGTATGGGTTTAATGGCCCACTAAATCTATTAGTGCGATCTGCTTTGATTATGAGAATGTAAGTTAAATCGCAGACATCCATCCAGTTACCCACGCTAAGCGCGCCTTGGCCCCCCAGTTGTCGCCTTATTGTTCTAGGTAAGATGGTTTTCACTAGGAAACAGCCCATCGTTTTGCTCAATTAGAAAATCAGTCGCCAACAACATATCTATTCCCCAGAATGCCAAGGAAGGAATACGCCGAGTAATTACCGGGTCGTTGACTGGTCCGGGCCAAATCCACACTAAGTTATGTGCTAGGTAGGTCGGTTTAAGGATGATTTCGCTTCTACATTATAAACTCATTTGGTCAAATACCACCAGATTTTCCGGCGCCCGTTCTTGGCGAGATTTGTGGGATGCTGTTCGGGATTCCCCACTGAATCAAGGTGTCGAAGAACTGGTCTTTCTATCCCTTCGTCGAGACGGGTACAAACCTCCTCCTATCAAAGCTGTCAGGCCAATTACCTATAGCAACCTCAACCCCGAGCTCGAACAACTCCTCTCATTAGTTGAAATCTCTGCCCTTAATCCCGGAGCTAAACCGTTTATTCCTCAAGCTCAGAATATTGCACCCACAGACGCCGAAGATACGATCGAGCCAACCCAGCCTACAGCCAACGATTCAGTAGAAGCCAACGAGCTCTTAGAGATGGTCATACCAGACGGCGACCTTCCCTCAGTATCGCAAGCCGAACCAGAGCGTACTTTCACTCTATCAGAGATTGAATTCGGAAAGAAAATTCTTTTCTGCTTTAGGCGTCACATGTTATGCCAACGAATACTGATGAGGAATGCTATCAAAACTATTTGGATATATTACCTTCGACACAGGCTCCGTCACAAAATGGGGATGACGCCGACCGAGGAGCAGATTCGTAAAATATACAACGAATACAAAAAGGATGTGGATTCCATCGACTGTCCCCTACTTTATGCCCAAGCCTTCCGGTACCATGAGCGCGTATTACTGGGGTGCATGCCGCACGTTTTGGTTTACCTTCGTGGCCTTGAACGTGTCAACCAACAAGAGAAAGAGGCCAACAAGAAGAGGTTACAGAAGGTACAGCACGAGGAACTTGACAGGGTTCGAATTAGAATGGACGCTTGCGCGTGAGTAGATGCCGCATTTATGTCTACGGACACCACACTAATTGCTTTCTGCCCCAAACCCCAGtaaattggcaaagaagatAAAGGTATTGTTACGTCGCATTGCGCCAGGGTCCCCTGCTCTACACAAGATTGATACTCTTCGAGAGGAGGTCAATAAGGTGGACTTATTGCGGATAGAAATACTAGGCATTTTTGGAGAGAGCACCATACCGAAGTCTCTCGAAGAGCAATATTCCCTTGGAATCCTGACGATAATGTCCCCGCCTCGTTCTACAACAGCACCCAAGCCCTCGAGACCTGATCTCAATACCTCTGATATTACAATGTAATGCGTCCGGCTTCGTGCCCCCTCTCTTATTAGTGATACATGCAGGTGTCTTGAAAATATGAGTCTTCGTCTCTGCTCAGTTTTAATGATGTATGCGTCTTCTGAAAGGATCACCAAGTCTCGAAGAATTCAGATCGTTGAAAGGTAAACGAATAATTAACGCAGATGAGCAATGGGGGTAATTTTACGCCCAAAATCAAGCTAAATGACTCAGACCACCCGACTTAGTACCAGTCTCTGCATCCGACTTGCCACAACCGCCTATCTAAGAATAGATATAGCATATATCTTCCCGAGGTTGAACAAGTTCGAACTTAAATTGGCTGCTGATTACGACAAACGTTGAAGTGGAAGATGTATTTCGGTTCATACGTATACAGCTATGAATAAGtctacactgtacaaggttataatgctgaaaatcagtgcgtgtgtttaagtgagaattgagctaaaatcaagatcaatacatactgattttaggtatcaattcttccatagtctgattcatgctgagggaggcatactaataTTGTAATTgtcaggccatatcctactgaaaaaaggaatcttttgctgatgtactgattttcaggatcttatcacaccacagtgtcTCGTTACAGAGACTGAGGGAGAAAGGCAATTCTGTCGCTGGTCGCGCCTATCACTATTAACCCTCGTCTCTATCTTGTAGTTATACAGTCAGAGAGAGTTTGACAGACTTTGCGAGCTGATCATTTCGGTCCTTGAACTGATAACCTTTCTCACATAATACACCTCTGGATACTTCAATCGATTCAATGAAACATCATCAGCGAGTGTGATGTACGAGAGATTGCAAAAATGTTCCGGCAGACCTCCAACTTCTCTGGAAATGATAAAAAGAGTGGACAAGCTGGAATTTGAATCCAGGACCTCTCGCACGCCATGTAGGCAGTATGCCATTGCTAAGCGAGCGCGCTACCAACTGCGCTACATGCCCTTGACACGTGATCCTTATTGATGCACAACTTTCGTGACatggttttttttttcttttttaaTACACGTCCATATATAAACATGCGAACTAgacaaaccgctcacaaaacaCTGAACCGTGAGACGCTACAAAAGACACACGAAGAACAGAGGGAGAGAAACACAATGTAACTGTGGTACACATACAAGAGCAAGACTCGGGCGCACCTGATTGCGTGAGCCACTTTACTTCAGAGTTGGCAAAGTGTTCTCCCTACATATACAGCTGGGCCACCATCTTGCCCGTGCTAGGCCACTATGCTAGGATAAGCTACACGATTGAACTCGGATAGGTCGACCTGAGCCTGCTGATTCACGAACAGCTACTAGGACTCGGAACTGTACCTCTAACAAGGGTGTGGCTGTGGAGCGTTTCTTTTTGGTATTCAAGACAAAACTTGCGAGACGTCTCAGCTACCCAGATCAAACCAAAATCATTCCTTACCCCCATTCTCCTAATCAATCTGGCTGCTCCTGTGCTGGTCCTCTGAACTGCGTTCCTAACGCTGCGATCAGGTCCTTGGAGTCTCATTAGCGGCAATTGACAAATTCACCGCTTGTTTCTTCCAAACCAACCAATCATCTGCCGCAGTTATGTGCCTCACTCCAACTTCCAAGGCTTCAAATCACCACGTACCGTGCCTTGCCGGTGTTCTCACAAATTATATCCGCTTGCTCTCACGACCAGCCTTGACTGAGATCTTATCCGCTACCTAGACTTGACCAATGCCCCAGAAAATATGTTGAGCCTGGATCAGGCTGTAGATCAAGTTACCGCGGCCCAATTTGTGCCGCCGGTGTGTCTCGTGGAGTACCGGCGGTTCAGTAGAGCCCCTGACTCCATCGTAATCGACACGCGAAGCTGATGTTCCTGTTTGGATTGAATCTATGGATTCACGACCACCGGGGCTATATAATAGGGAGCACACTAGTTTAAGCAACCAAAGGTGGTAGGCCCCTCATGGCTCCCGTTGCATCTGTCTCAAACGCGGTATCGCAATGTCCTGTGATGAGCGGTCGCCCATTAAAGGTCCGTTCCTTTTGTTATAATTCTTcttttttattttattcaaACTCGTTCTCTTAGGGCAATTATCCACAGTACCATGGAAAGCCAGAAATACCTCATGGAATGGCAAAaactttgaatttggctagCGGTAAATTGCAGGAGCCGGTGTCTATGCCTACCAGTGAGTATTCCGATCTCATTGGGTTCATTAACTCAGGCATTTGGCTCTTAGCCTTCCCTATCGGGTGTAAGGAAAACATCTGCCATGGAAGGTATGTTCAGTCTGCCTAACAGTCTGATTGTTTCGTAAATCTAACAATTGGTAGTATGATGGTTAAGCATGACGAGCCTCTCGGCGGAATGGAGCGAACTATGGAAGAGTTCTGGTCGGAAGCCGAAGAGGTGTGTTACATTAGGATACCTGTTGAAAAATGGCTGACTGTTTTTGAAGTACTTGGCCGAGTACTATAAAGAAAATAAGCTTCCCGTATGTGACCTACTCGCCAGATTGAAGCAAGTGGAAACAGATATCCGAAATCAAGGGTGAGAGAGCTCGTTTGATTGCATCAGAGTATAGTACTGAGGCATCGAGCAAGTTATTACACTCACACCTACGACGAACTTTCATTCGGAGTAAAAACAGCTTGGAGGAATGCTCGCCGATGTATCATGAGAAGCCAATGGTTAGCTTAGCCTGGGTTATTTATTCCATAGCTAATGTGTGCCCTTTCAGGTCCACAATGAACACCATTGATTGTCGTGATGTCACAACTGGAGAAGAAATGATCGAAGCATGCCTGCGTCATATTGAAATTGCGAATAATGGCGGCCGAGTCAAACCTACAAGTCAGTATTCAATTATACTAGGCCAATCCCCTAGCATTGATTTTATATTTTATCTTTAGCCACCATCTTTCCACAAAAGTTCCCTGGGAAAGAGAGTGCTCGCATCTGGAATGCTCAGCTCATGCGATATGCCGGTGTAAGTACCGTCGCTGCATGGCTggtcttcttcccatctGATATTTTTTCCAGTATAAAATGCCAGATGGATCAATATTAGGCGATCCCATGAACATTGAGCTAACAAATAGAGCCATAGAACTTGGCTGGAAGCCAAAGTACGGGAGGTTCGATGTTCTCCCAATCATCGTTGTTCCAGGTGGGGGTCAAGGTGAACCTGTCATGCGGGAGATCCCAAAGGAGAACATTCATGAAGTCAAAATTACTCATCCTACATTGCCATGGTTCGAAGAACTAGGGCTGAGATGGTGAGCTTATTCTTTGATTTTCCTTGCCCTATTCTTAGAATATATATTGTAGGAACTCTCACCCTGCGGTCAGTAATTTGACTTTGAGCATCGGAGGGATCGATTATACGTGTTGTGCTTTCAGCGGTAAGTTTAGCAAAGATTGCTTTTGGACCATTAGGTCTAATGCGGCTTCAATACTAGGCTGGTTCTTGTGTAACGAAGTCGCTACACGCGATTTGGCTGATGAGCAGAGATACAACGTACTTCCTGCCattggccggggacttggacTGCCGCTTTCAAACAGGAGTTTATGGAAGGTAAGATTCCAGCTAGCGTTGTGGGCCGCCGATCTAATTTATGAAATAGGATCGCGCTGTCTTGGAACTGAACCAAGCAGTTTTGCACTCCTATGATCTCGCCAAGGTTACTATGGTGGACCATCACAGGTAAAGATTAAGCTATCCCTGTTTTCGATATTTGGCTAATTTGACTTTTATACAGTGCCTCGGACAGCTTTGTGAGATACTACGAGAAAGAAATGAAGATTCGAGGGCATTGCCCAGGTGACTGGGTAAGCGCGTATATGACCTATCCCTCTCTACATTCTAATAAATAAAAAGGTTTGGATTGTCCCCCCAACCGGGGGGTCTACCACAAAAGTGTACCACCAGGAAATGTACAACTACCTAATTAAGCCTGCGGTCTTGCTGCCCATCGTGAGTGATTGTCGTGCCCCTAACTTGGGCTTTATCTGACTTGACTTTAGGAGGAAGGGTGGACTACCTATTTCCGTCGTATCGGCAGGACTCTGCCGTCCGATGATAATAGTACAGCTCAAGATGACGCAGAAGACCCGAACCTGATCACGATCGCCTATGGAACCGAAACAGGCTCTTCACTCAATTTTGCCAAACGGCTCCAGGAACACCTTCAATCCCGTTCCCTCGAAGTCGTAGAATCCCTAGTCGAGCTCAACGACTTGGATCTCACCAAGCTCAGCGGCACTCTTGTAGTAGTGACTTCATCGTTTGGTGATGGCGAAGCTCCGAGTGACGCAGATCTGTTTTCCGAGCACATTGACGATCTTGGGTCATCTCCACGCCCGCTCGAACGAGTTGGTGCTAACCCTGTTCGCTTCGCGGTCTTTGGGTTGGGTAACTCCATATGGACCAAGACTTACCAGCAGTTTCCGCGCTGGGTAGATCAAACTCTCGAGCGCTTGGGCGGAAATCGGATCCTACCATTGGGCGAAGGAGACGAGACTGCTGGCACGACCGAAACCGCGTTCGCAGAATTTACTCGTGCACTCTCGATCGCGATCGAAGTAGGAACCGAGACGCATAATTCCAAGGCCAATCCCTCGCTCGAAGAGGAAAGTGCGCTTTCCAAACCTCTGGGCTCAAGTATGGGATCCATGCAAGAGAAGTTTGTTGACACGAGCCTGGTCGGGCGCCGTGCCCTCTTTGAGGATGACGCAAAGGGTTCAGAGCACCGCGCGGTATATCATCTGGAACTTGCTCGGAAGGACGGCCAACCATGGACCTACGACGAGGGCGATTACTTGTCGATTCTACCAGTTACTGCGAATATTGAAGCACTTGA encodes:
- a CDS encoding nitric oxide synthase, inducible protein — its product is MAPVASVSNAVSQCPVMSGRPLKGNYPQYHGKPEIPHGMAKTLNLASGKLQEPVSMPTTFPIGCKENICHGSMMVKHDEPLGGMERTMEEFWSEAEEYLAEYYKENKLPVCDLLARLKQVETDIRNQGYYTHTYDELSFGVKTAWRNARRCIMRSQWSTMNTIDCRDVTTGEEMIEACLRHIEIANNGGRVKPTTTIFPQKFPGKESARIWNAQLMRYAGYKMPDGSILGDPMNIELTNRAIELGWKPKYGRFDVLPIIVVPGGGQGEPVMREIPKENIHEVKITHPTLPWFEELGLRWNSHPAVSNLTLSIGGIDYTCCAFSGWFLCNEVATRDLADEQRYNVLPAIGRGLGLPLSNRSLWKDRAVLELNQAVLHSYDLAKVTMVDHHSASDSFVRYYEKEMKIRGHCPGDWVWIVPPTGGSTTKVYHQEMYNYLIKPAVLLPIEEGWTTYFRRIGRTLPSDDNSTAQDDAEDPNLITIAYGTETGSSLNFAKRLQEHLQSRSLEVVESLVELNDLDLTKLSGTLVVVTSSFGDGEAPSDADLFSEHIDDLGSSPRPLERVGANPVRFAVFGLGNSIWTKTYQQFPRWVDQTLERLGGNRILPLGEGDETAGTTETAFAEFTRALSIAIEVGTETHNSKANPSLEEESALSKPLGSSMGSMQEKFVDTSLVGRRALFEDDAKGSEHRAVYHLELARKDGQPWTYDEGDYLSILPVTANIEALEVYYKLHLEYDTVVDGKNVRDLLRNYIDLHAPPTRELLSLVPDSQSTTTALDAIRLVKFIPTIEQASQILRALPIKRPRVFSIAGSTTRGSATISLTVAELYKGRVSGSLIHTPVASFHSVTFKTCVQRSKFHPPSDPSVPLILVATGTGVAPFRGFVQRRAASHEHPGKILAFFGFRGQHEHLYTDELNSANLPPFMRVLTAYSREPGQSRAYVQDLMVHYMADVIGMLDSGAAIYVCGSHEMGHGVHDTLIKIMKEGKGLGDEETRAYLTRLKREGRLLADTYTKGKTDTDPVLPQGEQ